A section of the Methanosarcina mazei S-6 genome encodes:
- a CDS encoding ribosome biogenesis/translation initiation ATPase RLI: MRIAILNKDRCQPRRCSKECEKYCPRVRTGDETIVFEADGKPVISEELCVGCGICVNKCPFEAIMIIGLPEALQEPTHRYGPNGFALFGLPVPRTGKVTGILGPNGIGKSTSVQILSGALVPNFGKGKGDWDTVLEHYAGTALHDYFKDVVDGRVKVSQKPQYVDLIPRAFKGKTSELLEKTDERGVLDELIDHLGLRSVIGRNITELSGGELQRVAIAACAARDAQFYFFDEISPYLDIYQRINAARLIQEISKDRAVLVVEHDLALLDMLTDVIHIAYGEPAGFGVVTLPKSVRVGINQYLKGYLPEENIRIRPESIKFEIHPPREDAQFRSMISFNGFSKKFGDGFSLKATGGNLREGEVLGIVGPNGIGKSTFVKVLAGEIKPDEGDPGIEVKISYKPQYIKADIPLSVQDFLRGISKQFGSSYYEVEISNPLQLEKIYDSLLTDLSGGELQRVAVAACLSQEADLYILDEPSAHLDVEQRSMVTKVINRFAENNQKTALVVDHDIYMIDMLSQRLLVFEGEPSVYGEAHGPFSMEGGMNRFLKNLGITFRRDEETRRPRVNNLGSRLDREQKESGNYYYSAKE, encoded by the coding sequence ATGAGAATAGCTATACTTAACAAAGACAGGTGCCAGCCCAGAAGGTGCAGCAAGGAGTGCGAAAAGTACTGTCCCAGAGTCAGGACAGGAGATGAGACCATTGTTTTTGAGGCAGACGGAAAGCCGGTCATCTCCGAGGAACTCTGTGTGGGCTGTGGAATATGCGTCAACAAATGTCCTTTCGAAGCCATTATGATCATAGGGCTCCCTGAAGCCCTGCAGGAACCAACTCACAGGTACGGACCAAACGGTTTTGCCCTTTTCGGGCTTCCGGTACCCAGGACAGGAAAAGTAACCGGTATTCTGGGACCTAACGGTATAGGAAAAAGTACTTCGGTCCAGATCCTCTCAGGAGCCCTGGTCCCCAATTTCGGGAAGGGAAAAGGAGACTGGGACACTGTACTCGAGCATTATGCCGGAACTGCGCTTCACGACTATTTCAAGGACGTTGTGGATGGGAGGGTAAAGGTTTCCCAGAAGCCCCAGTATGTTGACCTCATTCCCAGAGCCTTCAAAGGAAAAACCTCTGAGCTGCTTGAGAAAACCGATGAAAGAGGCGTTCTGGACGAGCTTATCGACCATCTTGGCCTGAGAAGTGTTATAGGAAGAAATATTACCGAATTGAGCGGTGGAGAACTGCAGAGGGTTGCTATTGCTGCCTGTGCGGCAAGAGATGCTCAGTTCTATTTCTTTGACGAAATAAGCCCTTATCTTGATATTTACCAGAGGATCAACGCAGCTCGCCTTATCCAGGAAATTTCAAAGGACAGGGCAGTACTTGTGGTCGAGCACGACCTTGCACTTCTTGATATGCTTACAGATGTAATTCACATAGCTTACGGTGAACCCGCAGGCTTTGGTGTGGTTACTCTTCCGAAAAGTGTGCGTGTGGGGATTAACCAGTACCTTAAAGGCTACCTCCCTGAAGAAAACATAAGGATTCGCCCTGAATCCATCAAGTTTGAGATCCATCCTCCAAGGGAAGATGCCCAGTTCAGGTCCATGATTTCCTTTAACGGTTTCTCAAAGAAGTTTGGGGACGGATTCTCCCTCAAAGCCACAGGAGGAAACCTGCGTGAAGGCGAGGTGCTCGGGATAGTTGGTCCTAATGGGATAGGGAAATCAACTTTCGTAAAAGTTCTGGCGGGTGAAATAAAGCCCGACGAAGGAGACCCGGGAATCGAGGTAAAAATCTCCTACAAGCCCCAGTACATCAAAGCCGATATTCCTTTGAGTGTCCAGGACTTCTTAAGGGGCATTTCAAAGCAGTTCGGAAGCAGTTATTATGAGGTTGAGATCTCAAACCCTCTCCAGCTTGAGAAAATTTACGACAGCCTGCTTACAGACCTCAGTGGTGGGGAACTTCAGAGGGTAGCAGTTGCTGCCTGCCTTTCCCAGGAAGCAGACCTCTATATTCTTGACGAGCCGAGCGCCCACCTTGATGTTGAGCAGCGTTCCATGGTCACCAAAGTCATCAACCGTTTTGCCGAAAACAACCAGAAAACCGCTCTGGTGGTTGATCACGATATTTACATGATAGATATGCTCAGCCAGCGTCTCCTTGTTTTTGAAGGAGAACCCTCAGTTTACGGTGAAGCCCACGGTCCTTTCAGCATGGAAGGCGGCATGAACAGGTTCCTGAAAAACCTCGGCATAACCTTCCGAAGGGATGAAGAAACAAGGCGTCCCCGTGTAAACAACCTTGGCTCAAGGCTTGACCGGGAGCAGAAAGAAAGTGGAAACTATTATTATTCTGCTAAGGAGTGA
- a CDS encoding class I SAM-dependent DNA methyltransferase, whose product MIDIEQQFLNDLDNQLWRAADKLRSNLDAANYKHVVLGLIFLKYVSDAFEERQQELTELFQKDDDDNIYYLPREDYDSDEAYQQAIAEELEIGDYYTEKNVFWVPKTARWNKLRDVITLPTGSVIWQDEQGEDVKLRSVSWLIDNAFDDIEKANPKLKGILNRISQYQLDADKLIGLINEFSLTSFNNPEYNGEKLNLKSKDILGHVYEYFLGQFALAEGKQGGQYYTPKSIVTLIVEMLEPYKGRVYDPAMGSGGFFVSSDKFIEKHANVKHYNASEQKKQISVYGQESNPTTWKLAAMNMVIRGIDFNFGKKNADSFLDDQHPDLRADFVMTNPPFNMKDWWHEKLADDPRWTINTNGEKRILTPPTGNANFAWMLHMLYHLAPTGSMALLLANGSMSSNTNNEGEIRKTLVEQDLVECMVALPGQLFTNTQIPACIWFLTKDKNAKNGKRDRRGQVLFIDARKLGYMKDRVLRDFKDEDIQKLADTFHNWQQEWSEENNQAGFCFSADLALIRKNDFVLTPGRYVGAEAEEDDGILFADKMAVLTSQLKEQFEESRKLEAQIKQNLAGLGFDV is encoded by the coding sequence ATGATTGATATCGAACAGCAATTTTTAAATGATCTCGATAACCAGCTCTGGAGGGCTGCCGACAAACTGCGCTCTAACCTGGATGCCGCCAATTACAAACATGTGGTGTTAGGGCTTATTTTCCTTAAATACGTGTCTGATGCCTTCGAAGAGCGCCAGCAAGAACTTACTGAGCTGTTTCAAAAAGACGATGACGACAATATCTATTACCTGCCCCGCGAAGATTATGACAGCGATGAAGCCTACCAGCAAGCCATAGCAGAAGAGCTGGAAATTGGTGACTACTACACCGAAAAAAATGTTTTCTGGGTACCCAAAACCGCCCGCTGGAACAAACTGAGAGATGTAATTACTCTTCCCACTGGCAGTGTTATCTGGCAAGACGAACAGGGCGAAGACGTTAAACTGAGATCCGTGTCATGGCTGATTGATAATGCATTCGATGACATTGAAAAAGCCAACCCAAAGCTCAAAGGCATTCTCAACCGCATCAGCCAATACCAATTGGATGCAGACAAGCTTATTGGCCTGATCAATGAATTTAGCCTTACCAGTTTTAATAACCCCGAGTACAACGGCGAAAAACTTAACCTTAAGTCCAAAGACATTCTCGGCCATGTTTACGAATACTTTTTGGGCCAATTTGCCCTTGCCGAAGGCAAGCAGGGAGGCCAGTATTATACACCCAAATCTATCGTTACTTTGATCGTGGAAATGCTGGAGCCCTACAAAGGCCGTGTGTACGACCCAGCCATGGGCAGCGGCGGTTTTTTTGTTTCGAGTGACAAATTCATTGAAAAACACGCCAATGTAAAACATTACAATGCTTCCGAACAGAAAAAACAAATTTCGGTATACGGGCAGGAATCCAACCCCACCACCTGGAAGCTTGCTGCCATGAACATGGTCATTCGTGGCATTGATTTTAATTTTGGCAAAAAGAACGCTGACTCCTTTTTAGACGACCAGCACCCCGACCTGCGAGCCGACTTTGTCATGACCAACCCGCCTTTTAATATGAAGGACTGGTGGCACGAAAAGCTTGCCGACGATCCGCGCTGGACCATCAATACCAACGGCGAAAAACGCATCCTTACTCCACCGACGGGTAACGCCAACTTCGCATGGATGTTGCATATGCTGTACCACCTGGCTCCCACGGGCAGCATGGCGCTTTTACTGGCTAACGGTTCCATGAGCAGTAACACCAATAATGAAGGGGAAATTCGCAAAACTCTTGTCGAGCAAGACCTGGTGGAATGTATGGTAGCACTTCCGGGACAACTCTTTACCAACACCCAAATCCCCGCATGTATCTGGTTTTTAACCAAAGATAAGAATGCTAAAAATGGCAAGCGTGATCGCCGCGGCCAGGTGCTGTTTATTGATGCTCGCAAATTGGGTTATATGAAAGACCGCGTACTGCGGGATTTTAAAGATGAAGATATCCAGAAACTCGCAGATACCTTCCATAATTGGCAGCAAGAATGGTCAGAAGAAAATAACCAGGCAGGTTTCTGTTTCTCCGCTGATCTCGCCTTAATCCGAAAGAATGACTTTGTATTGACCCCTGGCCGCTATGTGGGCGCAGAAGCTGAGGAGGACGATGGTATATTATTTGCCGATAAAATGGCTGTACTCACCAGCCAGTTAAAAGAGCAGTTTGAAGAAAGCAGGAAACTGGAAGCTCAGATTAAACAGAATTTGGCGGGGTTGGGCTTCGATGTTTGA
- a CDS encoding DUF1699 family protein has product MKIRVVSSREEIPTLNPNEKVIHLAFRPSNKDVFMLAETCPKIEAIQLPKSYRRTVSKSIEMFLEMQKINLLEGDVWGHRKDINEYYNVSQNVLEKIQELKADRFSNEMIAEKLSRESKLNSDMILYILGRKGEIS; this is encoded by the coding sequence ATGAAAATCAGAGTGGTTAGTTCACGGGAGGAAATTCCTACCCTTAATCCGAATGAGAAGGTTATCCACCTTGCTTTCAGGCCGTCTAACAAGGATGTATTCATGCTTGCTGAAACATGTCCTAAAATTGAAGCCATACAGCTTCCTAAATCTTACAGGAGGACGGTTTCAAAGTCAATAGAGATGTTCCTGGAGATGCAGAAGATAAATCTCCTGGAGGGGGATGTCTGGGGCCACCGAAAGGATATAAATGAATACTATAATGTCTCTCAGAATGTCCTGGAGAAAATTCAGGAGTTAAAAGCCGATCGGTTTTCAAATGAAATGATTGCCGAGAAGCTGTCAAGAGAAAGTAAGCTGAATTCGGATATGATTCTCTATATCCTCGGCAGAAAAGGCGAAATATCCTGA
- a CDS encoding restriction endonuclease subunit S, whose protein sequence is MFEKTIALNEFIILQRGFDLPASDRKNGNVPVVASTGIGGYHDEAKVEAPGVVIGRSGSIGGGQFITENFWPLNTTLWVKDFKGHHPRYVYYLLKSIDFKQFNVGSGVPTLNRNHLSSILVSDIGINYETKIAEILGKIDDKIELNLKINYTLEAMAQAIFKSWFVDFDPVKAKIAAIEAGEDSDGVTRAAISAISGKTDEELDQLQAEQPEHYIQLKNTAELFPSTMQESELGEIPDGWEVKSLYDFAQYINGAAFKSEDFSSNHEGLPIIKIRELKYGITPQTEFTKKEFDQKYRINNGEILFSWSGSPDTSIDIFLWTGGNGWLNQHTFRVIPQEAEEKEFIFFLLKFFKKSFIEIARNKQTTGLGHVTSKDLKNMFASFPTKNVIKLFNDVGEPIVSKIFFNSTENNNLSKIRDFLLPKLLSGELSVEAVEFAEE, encoded by the coding sequence ATGTTTGAGAAAACAATAGCTCTAAATGAGTTTATCATACTTCAAAGAGGATTTGACCTTCCGGCAAGCGATAGGAAAAATGGGAATGTACCTGTCGTTGCTTCAACAGGGATAGGAGGCTATCACGATGAAGCAAAAGTTGAAGCTCCTGGAGTAGTTATTGGTCGAAGTGGCAGTATTGGGGGGGGGCAATTCATCACAGAAAATTTTTGGCCACTAAATACAACATTATGGGTTAAAGATTTTAAAGGGCATCATCCTCGCTATGTTTACTATCTTCTAAAAAGTATAGATTTCAAACAATTTAATGTTGGTTCTGGTGTTCCGACATTAAACAGGAACCATTTGTCGAGCATTCTTGTTTCAGATATTGGCATTAATTATGAGACGAAAATCGCAGAAATACTTGGCAAAATTGACGACAAAATAGAACTCAATCTCAAGATCAACTATACTCTCGAAGCAATGGCACAAGCCATTTTCAAAAGCTGGTTTGTAGATTTTGATCCGGTCAAAGCCAAAATCGCCGCCATTGAAGCCGGTGAAGATTCTGATGGTGTAACTCGTGCCGCTATTAGTGCCATCTCCGGCAAGACCGATGAAGAGTTAGACCAATTACAGGCCGAGCAGCCAGAACACTACATACAACTCAAAAACACCGCCGAACTGTTTCCCTCCACAATGCAGGAGTCGGAATTGGGAGAGATTCCAGATGGGTGGGAAGTAAAATCACTCTATGATTTTGCTCAATACATAAATGGTGCGGCTTTCAAAAGTGAGGATTTTTCTTCAAATCATGAAGGATTGCCCATTATAAAAATAAGGGAATTAAAATATGGAATAACACCTCAAACTGAATTTACAAAAAAGGAATTCGATCAAAAATATCGAATAAACAACGGGGAAATATTATTTTCGTGGTCTGGTAGTCCAGACACCTCCATTGATATCTTTTTGTGGACAGGTGGAAATGGATGGCTAAATCAACACACCTTCCGAGTAATTCCTCAAGAGGCGGAAGAAAAGGAGTTTATATTTTTCTTGCTTAAATTTTTCAAAAAAAGTTTCATAGAAATTGCAAGAAACAAGCAAACAACGGGCCTGGGTCATGTTACATCGAAAGACCTAAAAAATATGTTTGCATCATTTCCAACTAAAAACGTCATAAAATTATTTAATGACGTTGGTGAGCCAATCGTTAGTAAAATATTTTTCAACAGTACGGAGAATAATAATCTCTCTAAAATTCGTGATTTCCTTCTTCCCAAACTCCTCTCCGGTGAACTATCCGTTGAAGCCGTCGAGTTCGCGGAGGAATAG
- the hisD gene encoding histidinol dehydrogenase, translating to MIIMLFKKLSDVSEAEMQRLISRGSGLADVGDTVSAVLSDVRMKGDAALREYTKKFDKVELANFEVSEEEFEKALSEIGSELLGHLRIAAENIRAFHRAQMPETTWFMELQPGVVLGQKATPLESVGAYAPGGRASYPSTVLMTVIPARVAGVEQVIVCTPPRADGSVHPLTLAAAKVAGADKVFKLGGVQAIGAMAYGTETVPRVDKIVGPGNVFVTSAKMQVRDIAEIDFPAGPSEVLIIADESADAAMAASDIIAQAEHDPNAVSVLVTTSETLAEEVEQEVLAQAESTARSEIVKISLENAAVLIADSLDQCIDFSNKFAPEHLEIMVEDSDFVLDRIKNAGSIFIGNYAPVPVGDYASGTNHVLPTAGYAKIYSGLNINHFLKYSSIQKISKSGLESLKETVIALAEEEGLKAHADSIRARFGYRPSK from the coding sequence ATGATTATAATGTTATTCAAAAAGTTGTCTGATGTTTCGGAAGCTGAAATGCAGAGGTTAATTTCCCGGGGGTCCGGGCTTGCAGATGTTGGAGATACCGTATCAGCCGTACTTTCTGACGTGCGCATGAAAGGAGATGCTGCCCTCAGGGAGTATACAAAAAAGTTCGATAAAGTTGAACTTGCAAATTTTGAGGTAAGTGAAGAAGAGTTTGAAAAAGCTCTCTCCGAGATCGGTTCGGAACTGCTTGGACACCTTAGAATTGCAGCTGAAAATATTCGGGCTTTCCACAGGGCTCAGATGCCTGAAACTACCTGGTTTATGGAACTTCAGCCCGGGGTTGTCCTCGGGCAGAAGGCAACACCCCTTGAAAGTGTAGGGGCTTATGCTCCCGGAGGGAGGGCTTCCTATCCATCGACTGTATTGATGACAGTAATCCCTGCCAGGGTTGCAGGAGTTGAGCAGGTTATTGTGTGTACTCCTCCCAGGGCTGACGGTTCCGTACACCCTCTTACCCTTGCTGCTGCAAAGGTTGCAGGTGCGGATAAGGTTTTCAAGCTCGGGGGAGTGCAGGCAATAGGGGCTATGGCTTACGGGACTGAAACCGTTCCCAGGGTGGACAAAATTGTCGGTCCAGGAAATGTTTTTGTGACCTCTGCCAAAATGCAGGTAAGGGATATTGCTGAGATTGATTTTCCGGCAGGTCCGAGTGAGGTCCTTATCATAGCAGACGAGTCTGCAGATGCTGCTATGGCTGCTTCGGATATTATAGCCCAGGCAGAACATGACCCGAATGCGGTTTCCGTGCTTGTGACGACTTCGGAAACTCTTGCAGAAGAAGTGGAGCAGGAAGTGCTCGCCCAGGCCGAAAGTACTGCAAGGAGTGAAATTGTGAAAATTTCTCTTGAAAATGCAGCAGTTCTGATTGCAGACTCTCTTGATCAGTGCATTGACTTTAGCAATAAATTTGCACCTGAGCACCTTGAAATTATGGTGGAAGATTCCGATTTTGTGCTTGACAGAATTAAAAATGCAGGATCGATATTTATAGGGAACTATGCTCCTGTTCCTGTCGGAGACTACGCTTCCGGTACCAATCATGTGCTTCCTACGGCAGGGTATGCGAAGATCTATTCCGGGCTGAACATAAATCACTTCCTCAAGTATTCCAGTATACAGAAAATCAGCAAGAGTGGGCTTGAAAGTTTGAAAGAAACTGTAATCGCATTAGCTGAGGAAGAAGGTTTGAAGGCACATGCTGACTCTATCAGGGCTCGTTTCGGATACAGACCCTCTAAATAA
- a CDS encoding EMC6-like membrane protein has product MSKQSPKSKSRKELTKAAEASIEGTAADVEVPEKKSFIKQLTPEEKQKAHREGIIKTIVSSILGILAGLILYSQYGTGEDRMWYAILMIVIGITYYVQKLIYPSLKINVKEFKFKDWFYVEFMVIDFFLVTWTLLLN; this is encoded by the coding sequence TTGAGCAAACAAAGCCCAAAATCAAAGTCCAGGAAGGAGTTAACAAAAGCTGCCGAGGCTTCCATAGAAGGTACTGCAGCCGATGTTGAAGTTCCTGAAAAAAAGAGCTTTATCAAACAGCTGACCCCTGAAGAGAAGCAGAAAGCTCACAGGGAAGGAATTATAAAAACTATTGTTTCTTCAATACTCGGAATACTTGCCGGGTTAATACTCTACAGCCAGTACGGTACAGGCGAAGACAGGATGTGGTATGCTATACTCATGATCGTAATAGGAATAACGTATTACGTCCAGAAGCTTATATATCCGTCTCTTAAGATAAATGTAAAGGAATTCAAGTTTAAAGACTGGTTTTATGTCGAATTCATGGTTATTGACTTCTTCCTTGTAACCTGGACTCTGCTCCTGAATTAA
- a CDS encoding MBL fold metallo-hydrolase: MISKKLIDLGVLALRQRNSRGTFKPHISIRFRDNAGDLRTFSIDTTRTPGKHPQPDAYLITHAHSDHHGKSAMLSPRAVCTDKTAAALEIRHDKKYVGSTCRLGDEIEIEGTVVKTYPTEHTAGAAAFFWENDVGTRILVTGDVKDASKLPPCDVLITEANYGDPEDPSCHFADDLDSMKCALFESGPVAFGAYEFGKAQRAVELMRGFGYNGAIRMEARVRALTRSMLEDAGELAGLESEGDDEVFVVAPWELDRLPWNVKKYVLSCRADYSYPIIKISDHLDACGLEAMVRKLNPEVTVVYHPGGHRPSKFSKHLNSIGIDSISIDQIGNVLSNEFI, from the coding sequence GTGATTTCTAAAAAACTTATTGACCTTGGAGTGCTTGCGCTCAGGCAACGCAACTCGCGAGGTACTTTTAAACCCCACATTTCCATCCGTTTCCGGGACAATGCAGGAGATTTACGTACCTTTTCCATTGATACGACCCGGACTCCGGGAAAACACCCCCAGCCCGATGCTTATCTCATCACACATGCTCACTCCGACCATCACGGAAAATCAGCCATGCTCTCCCCCAGGGCGGTCTGTACGGACAAAACGGCAGCAGCTCTTGAAATCAGGCACGACAAAAAATACGTGGGCAGCACATGCAGACTGGGAGATGAAATTGAAATCGAAGGGACAGTGGTAAAGACTTACCCGACGGAGCATACTGCCGGTGCAGCTGCTTTTTTTTGGGAGAACGATGTAGGGACAAGAATTCTGGTCACAGGGGACGTTAAAGACGCCAGCAAGCTCCCTCCGTGTGATGTCCTTATCACCGAGGCTAACTACGGCGATCCTGAAGACCCGTCGTGTCACTTTGCAGATGATCTTGACAGCATGAAATGCGCCCTCTTTGAGAGCGGCCCCGTAGCCTTTGGAGCTTATGAGTTCGGAAAAGCACAGCGTGCGGTTGAACTGATGAGAGGCTTTGGATACAATGGAGCGATCCGGATGGAAGCAAGGGTAAGAGCGCTTACCAGGAGCATGCTTGAGGACGCTGGAGAACTTGCAGGGCTTGAATCCGAAGGAGATGATGAAGTTTTCGTTGTGGCTCCCTGGGAACTTGACAGGCTCCCATGGAACGTGAAAAAATATGTATTGAGTTGCCGGGCAGATTATTCCTATCCGATTATTAAAATAAGCGACCACCTTGATGCCTGCGGGCTTGAGGCTATGGTCAGAAAACTCAATCCCGAAGTCACGGTTGTTTACCACCCTGGAGGGCACAGACCCTCAAAATTTTCAAAACATTTAAATTCTATAGGGATCGATTCGATATCAATAGATCAGATCGGTAATGTTTTAAGCAATGAATTTATTTAA
- the tnpA gene encoding IS200/IS605-like element ISMma19 family transposase codes for MYFLVNMKYETRNHRKFLLMYHVIFVCKYRKVILEPISEELKQIMIDISKESNFEILEMETDKDHIHFLIKSEPKVSVLSIVRKLKQESTNRLWKTQKDYLEKYYWGENTLWSDGYFASTIGNVSKEAAEYYIRNQG; via the coding sequence ATGTACTTTTTAGTAAATATGAAGTATGAAACACGGAATCATAGAAAATTTTTGTTAATGTACCATGTTATTTTTGTTTGCAAATACCGAAAAGTCATACTTGAACCGATTAGCGAAGAACTAAAACAGATTATGATTGACATTTCAAAAGAGTCAAACTTTGAAATCCTTGAAATGGAAACAGACAAAGACCATATCCATTTCCTGATTAAGAGTGAACCGAAAGTTAGTGTTTTGTCAATTGTCAGAAAATTGAAACAAGAATCGACAAACCGATTGTGGAAAACTCAAAAAGATTATCTGGAAAAGTATTATTGGGGTGAAAATACGTTATGGAGTGATGGATATTTTGCGTCTACTATCGGAAACGTTAGTAAAGAGGCGGCAGAATATTACATACGGAATCAGGGTTGA
- a CDS encoding ATP-dependent DNA helicase has product MKIESLDLPDEIKRFYENSGILELYPPQAEAVEKGLLEGKNLLAAIPTASGKTLLAELAMLKSVLNGGKALYIVPLRALASEKFRRFQEFSVLGMRVGISTGDYDRRDEGLGINDIIVATSEKTDSLLRNETAWMQEISVVVADEVHLIDSPDRGPTLEITLSKLRRMNPSCQVLALSATVGNADELAAWLDAELVLSEWRPTDLMEGVFYNGIFYCKDKEKPVGQPTKDEAVNLVLDTIKEGGQCLVFESSRKNCMGFAKKAVSAVKKTLSNEDRETLAGIADEIIENSETDVSSVLATCVRSGTAFHHAGLTTPLRELVENGFREGRIKIISSTPTLAAGLNLPARRVIIRSYRRYSSDSGMQPIPVLEYKQMAGRAGRPRLDPYGEAVLLAKSYEEFVFLFEKYIEAGAEDIWSKLGTENALRTHILSTISNGFARTREELMDFLEATFFAFQYSNFGLSAVVDECLDFLRREGMLEKDPDALVSTVFGKLVSRLYIDPLSAALIAKGLREAGTLTELTLLHLICSTPDMRLMYMRSQDYQEVNDYVMAHAGEFSKVPNPFNIAEYEWFLGEVKTSLLLMDWIHEKPENEICLKFGIGEGDIHATADIAEWIMHVTAQLAGLLDLKGAKEASELEKRIRYGAAPELMDLLDIRSVGRVRARKLYEAGFKSTAELAAASPEHIAVLVGPKITERIFKQIGRREAVSEFSDIEPLEKGSSDGQRTISDY; this is encoded by the coding sequence ATGAAGATAGAAAGCCTCGACCTGCCCGATGAAATAAAGCGCTTTTACGAAAACTCCGGGATTCTTGAACTTTATCCGCCACAGGCAGAAGCTGTTGAGAAAGGCCTGCTTGAAGGAAAAAACCTGCTTGCTGCAATTCCTACGGCTTCGGGAAAGACTCTTCTTGCCGAGCTTGCGATGTTGAAGTCTGTGCTTAATGGAGGAAAGGCACTCTATATCGTGCCCCTGAGAGCTCTTGCTTCCGAGAAATTCAGGCGGTTTCAGGAATTTTCCGTACTGGGCATGAGGGTCGGGATTTCAACAGGAGACTACGACAGGCGAGACGAAGGGCTCGGCATAAATGATATTATTGTTGCAACCTCTGAAAAAACAGATTCCCTGCTCAGGAACGAGACTGCCTGGATGCAGGAGATCTCTGTTGTTGTGGCAGATGAAGTTCACCTTATTGATTCTCCAGACAGGGGTCCGACGCTTGAAATCACCCTTTCAAAGCTCAGGCGAATGAACCCTTCCTGTCAGGTCCTTGCACTTTCGGCAACAGTAGGAAATGCCGATGAGCTTGCAGCCTGGCTTGATGCCGAACTTGTATTAAGCGAGTGGAGGCCCACCGACCTTATGGAAGGGGTGTTTTATAACGGGATTTTTTACTGCAAGGATAAGGAGAAGCCTGTTGGGCAGCCAACAAAAGATGAGGCAGTAAACCTGGTTCTCGATACTATAAAGGAAGGAGGACAGTGCCTTGTTTTCGAGAGCAGCAGGAAGAACTGCATGGGTTTTGCAAAAAAAGCAGTTTCTGCAGTAAAAAAGACTCTTTCTAATGAAGACCGTGAAACTCTTGCAGGCATTGCTGACGAGATCATTGAAAACAGTGAAACCGATGTTTCATCAGTTCTTGCCACCTGTGTCCGTTCAGGGACAGCATTCCACCACGCAGGCCTTACAACGCCTTTGAGGGAGCTTGTAGAAAACGGCTTTCGTGAAGGGCGTATAAAAATTATTTCAAGCACTCCTACCCTTGCAGCAGGGTTGAACCTTCCTGCCAGGCGTGTGATAATAAGGAGTTACCGGCGTTACTCTTCAGATTCGGGCATGCAGCCAATCCCGGTACTTGAATACAAGCAGATGGCAGGAAGGGCAGGGAGGCCGAGGCTTGACCCTTACGGAGAAGCTGTCCTGCTTGCAAAGTCTTACGAGGAGTTTGTCTTCCTTTTCGAAAAATACATCGAAGCCGGAGCTGAAGATATATGGTCCAAGCTGGGTACGGAAAATGCCCTCAGGACGCATATACTTTCTACGATCTCGAACGGGTTTGCCCGGACAAGGGAAGAACTCATGGATTTCCTCGAGGCAACATTTTTCGCTTTCCAGTACTCAAACTTCGGGCTCTCCGCGGTTGTGGACGAATGCCTGGACTTTTTGAGGCGGGAAGGTATGCTTGAAAAAGACCCCGATGCCCTTGTTTCCACGGTTTTCGGAAAACTCGTATCAAGGCTCTACATCGACCCTCTCTCTGCAGCTCTTATTGCAAAGGGCTTGAGGGAAGCAGGTACCCTTACCGAGCTTACCCTTCTGCACCTGATATGCAGCACTCCGGATATGCGTCTTATGTATATGCGGAGCCAGGACTACCAGGAAGTCAACGACTACGTAATGGCTCACGCAGGCGAGTTTTCAAAGGTTCCGAATCCCTTCAATATCGCCGAGTACGAGTGGTTCCTTGGTGAGGTAAAGACCTCTCTCCTTCTGATGGACTGGATACATGAGAAGCCTGAAAACGAGATCTGTCTGAAGTTCGGGATAGGGGAAGGTGATATCCATGCAACTGCAGATATTGCCGAATGGATAATGCATGTTACAGCCCAGCTTGCAGGACTTCTCGACCTTAAAGGTGCAAAAGAAGCCTCAGAACTGGAAAAGAGGATCAGGTATGGAGCAGCCCCGGAACTTATGGACCTGCTTGATATCAGAAGTGTGGGGCGCGTGAGAGCAAGAAAACTTTATGAGGCAGGCTTTAAGTCCACAGCTGAACTCGCAGCAGCTTCTCCTGAACATATAGCCGTACTTGTAGGACCAAAGATTACTGAAAGGATTTTCAAGCAGATCGGACGTAGAGAAGCGGTATCTGAATTTTCTGATATTGAGCCTCTGGAAAAAGGTTCTTCCGATGGGCAGAGGACAATTAGTGATTATTGA